In the Arthrobacter sp. CDRTa11 genome, TGACACGACCAGGCATCAGCCGCCGTCGCCTTCTGCCGCCTAGAAGATGGCGAAGACCCGGGCAGGAAAGCCGCTGCCGCCCTGGGGCTTGGGCCAGGTGGCCACCACGACGGCGCCAGCCTCAGGCAGCCCCGCCAAACTGGCCATCAGCTCGATCTGCCACCGGCCCTGCGCCAGGATGTAGGTTTCGAGGCTGAAGTCCTGCCGGGAGGTGGACTGGCCGGGATCGGTGTCCGTCTGCTCGTGGCCGATGGCCCGGACCGCTCGGTCCTCCACCAGAAATTCCAGGACCTCCCTGGACCACCCTGGCGCGTGGCTCACGCCGTCGGCGTCGCGGTTGGCCATGGCATCCACGTCAGGCCACCGGTCCGACCACCCGGTGCGCAGGGCCACAAACGCATTGGCGGGGATCCGGCCGTTCCGGCTTTCCCAGGCGGCGACATCGTCCAGGCAGGGGGTGGCGTCCGGGTTCTCGCGGACGCGTGCGCTGATGTCCAGCACCACGAGGGGGAGCAGCATCTCCTCGACAGGAATGTTGTCCAGCGTGGTGCCAGCGGCAACGAAGTGCGACGGCGGGTCCACGTGGGTGCCCCACTGGCCCACTAGGGAGTACCGGTGGACCGTAAAGCCGTCACCGCGTGCCATATCGAACAGCGGTTCCCGGACCTCGTCGGGGAATGCGGGAAAGTGTGGCTGGCCGGGATGGAACGCGTGCGTGAGGTCCACAAAAGTGCGGTCAGCCAAAAGCCCGCTGAGTCCGCTCCAGAGACTGAGTTCGAGCTGCTTGCTCATGCCATCACCTTTTCCTGCCGGTCAGCGGTGCGTCCGGTGGAGATGCTCACCGGATCCGAAATCTCCAGGACAGGGACCTCCCAGGGGTGGATGTCCATGATGGTCTGAAGCAGGTTTTCTACGGCGGCGGCCGGCATTCCGGCATCAAAATAGCTCGTGAGTACAAAGGTGGGGGATACGGAGCTGCCCCCGACGGAACCGAGTGTGGGGTTCGCGCCGGGAGCAACGGTGAAGCCTTCGAAGCCGAAGCTCGATTCGAAGACGTGGCGGTAGATGCCAAAGTCGCCAAGCTCCGGCTTTTCCGCCAGTGCGGCCAGCAGCATGGCGAGGCTGGGATCCTCTTCAAAGACCCGGACGTCGCCGGCGGTGAGGCGGGCCAGGGTGGCCCCGTTGACTGGCCAGTGCACCCGCAGCTTCCGCACACGCTTCATGCCAAAAATATCCATTGTTGCTCCTCTGTGACCCGCTGCAGGCAGGCGGGACTGTCGTTCGTCC is a window encoding:
- a CDS encoding cyclase family protein, giving the protein MSKQLELSLWSGLSGLLADRTFVDLTHAFHPGQPHFPAFPDEVREPLFDMARGDGFTVHRYSLVGQWGTHVDPPSHFVAAGTTLDNIPVEEMLLPLVVLDISARVRENPDATPCLDDVAAWESRNGRIPANAFVALRTGWSDRWPDVDAMANRDADGVSHAPGWSREVLEFLVEDRAVRAIGHEQTDTDPGQSTSRQDFSLETYILAQGRWQIELMASLAGLPEAGAVVVATWPKPQGGSGFPARVFAIF